A genome region from Penaeus chinensis breed Huanghai No. 1 chromosome 15, ASM1920278v2, whole genome shotgun sequence includes the following:
- the LOC125033009 gene encoding uncharacterized protein LOC125033009, producing MVFRRTSGFPLLCEEALKMHKRSAPFTKKECSSPCERQENKGWKRGGGIPAALAVVILAGQLPPPPPPRLPASPSLPPVIASSTTASLIVLSGPLCGASLFLLQPFGASLLRRSVPGCRPLSLRSAASLTCHVGRHDSLKGRGLGGRGPSFRTQESNNTKQ from the coding sequence ATGGTGTTCCGGCGCACCTCGGGCTTCCCATTGCTTTGTGAAGAAGCGTTAAAAATGCATAAGAGGTCCGCGCCCTTCACGAAGAAGGAATGCAGTTCGCCGTGCGAAAGGCAGGAGAATAAAGGGTGGAAGCGCGGCGGGGGCATCCCCGCTGCACTGGCAGTCGTGATCCTGGCAGGCCAGCTcccaccaccgccaccgccgcggctgccagcatcaccatcactaccgccAGTCATAGCCAGTAGTACTACGGCGTCCTTGATAGTGCTTAGTGGGCCACTTTGTGGAGCCTCATTGTTCCTGCTGCAGCCCTTCGGGGCCTCCCTGCTTCGCCGTTCAGTACCTGGATGCCGCCCCTTGTCCCTCCGCTCGGCTGCCTCGTTAACCTGCCACGTGGGGCGCCATGACAGCTTAAAGGGGCGGGGACTGGGCGGACGCGGCCCTTCCTTCAG